One Dehalococcoidia bacterium genomic window, CCTGGGGCGATAGACATCGGGCAGGATATCGAAATTGGGGATGAGTGACGGGCCATTTGGGGCAACTTGCCTTGCGGCCGGTGATGCTCCCTTCAGCGCCAGTCCGATGTTGACGGCAAATTGCGCCAGGGGAAAACCGGGCGGGTACTGCAGGGGGCAGTCCAGTGGCTCGATATTATGTCCCGCTTCGGAGGCTATAGTCTGACGCAGTTCACCATCGTCGGCCAGTCCACCCGTAAGGAATAGGGAAGTTTCCGGGTTGGGTGCTTTATCGAGGCAGATGGATTTGTAAAACTGCAGCGTCCGCTCAAACTCCTGTAATACGTGCTGCGCCCTCTCTAATGGGGAATAGCCCGTACTCATAACTACACTGCGCATGATAATGGGAACACCGCCGGCTATCACTACTATGGTACAGCTCTCAGGCTCGATATCTATGACCAGTGCCTCGGCGCGGTTTATCATCTTGGCCAGTGCCAGCGGCTTGATATTCATCGAGGGGGGATTGATCCCTGCCTGATTCAGGCATTGAACCTCCGCATCCATTATGTTTTGCGGCACGCCGAGAAGGAAGAAGCGCTGTAATTCGTCTTTCTTGGCGCGCAGTCTATACCATGATAGATATGTTTTCTCCAGGGGAATAGACATTGCCTTTCTCGCTTCGCCCATGATGGCTTCTCCCAGGAGTTTCCGGGGCATCTTAGGTAATTCAACGATACGGTGAACGGATTGAATCCCACTCAAGCTGGCAATAACCTTGCCTCTCTTCAAGCGCCTTGAGGCGATGAGTTCACTGATAACGGCGCTCACCGCCTTAGTGTTCAGTATCAAACCTTCTTGGACAATGCCAGGAGCGAGCGGGACGCTTTCCCAACGTTCTACCCATTTCCCTTTGGTGACCAGGAATCTGATGTTGGTGTCCTCGATGTTAATGGTGGCAGTCTCTCGGACAAAAGCGCTCTGCGTCGCCCGCGTCCAGAATATCGAGGTCTCTCTGATCGGCATTACGGCAGCCGACAGAATCCGCTTCACTGCGGCGGTCCGGTGTTCAGCCCCGGTGTTCTCAACATTGACGGTGACATTCTCCCTGGCGAAAGGATTCATTTCTTAACCCCGGTAAGCGGGGGCTCCTCCTTTGTCCCTGAAGTGGCATCGGGCCAGGTATGAATACATAGTTTCAGGTTGAGGGTGCCGAGATCATCCGGTAAAGCACCGTTCTTGATATCTATGCTTTTTAGCTCCAGGCCTTCGAGTAGTCTTGCGCCTTGTATCAAGCTAGAGATGAAGCCCAGGAGATCACTCTGTTTACCCCGTACAACAAGGGAGTAGGGCAAAATCGTTCCGTTGACTGTCCCACCCTTGTCTCTTGTTGGCGGGGAAGCCTCCATGCTCATGACCTCGGCGTTGCTGTTCCGGCCCAGATCCACCAGCACACCATAGATATCCGTGGTCTGGTTGGAACTGGAAATAGATGCCGGTGTGATTTCAAATAGAGACTCAGCCTCCTTGAGCTGAGACCCGAGTTCTTCGATGTCCGGCGGCGGCTTAAGCAGTATCGTGCGCTGCAACGACATCTGCAAGCCCAGACCCTGAAACTCGACTTGTTTCTGGAGGTACACTATACCAAGGCTGGCGTAGATTATGAGAAGGGCGCCGATAACAACCAACGGCACGTTGGTGATAATCCTCCTTTTCGTCTGTCTATTAGTCGGAACCTTCATGTTAGTGCACCTCCCATGAAACCGGGAATACAGCCTCCTCGTTCTTGACCACATTAGCCGTGATTGTGGTGCCGCCATTTGCCTGCGACACGATGTGGTAACCGAAGCAGCTGGAGACAGTGCCGATGGACGTGGGGTTGCCTATCACCCATGAGTAGTAACCCTGAGGGGTGCCCGTGCCCTGAATCCGGAATATATGGTGTGCTGATTCCCCCGAGTCCAGTGTATACTCTGTGTGAGAGTCCAGTGTCCAGCAAATCTGATTACCGTTGATCGAGGAAGGGTCAGCCGTGGTAATATCGCCTGAGGTCGAGCCGGTCACATAGGTGAAACCTTGAGGCAACCCGCTGCCGATTTGCACCAGATGTATAGTCGAGGGGCCCACATTCGCCACGGTGATGGTATCGGTAAAGGTGCCATCCCCGTTATTCACCAGGGCACTCGATACCTGGAGTCGCCATGATTGTGTTCCGTCCCCGGTTATCACCGGGCCATAAGGCAGTTCCGTTAGTTGGCTCACGACGACATCCACCGGCATGCCGCCCACGGTGAGATAAGCGGAGAGGCCGGAATCGAGGCCGCCCTTTATGCGCCACATGCCGTATTCCGCACCGGCGTCAGCGGCATACAGCTCACCGGTAAGCCTCTTGTAGACGGTAGCGGCCTTCACCCCCGTGTACACGTGCTTCACGACAGGGGTAATGAGCAGCCCACCCAGAGTGAGGGCAATCAAGGCCATGACCATTGCCTGCCCCTGTTCTCTCCCCACCCATCTCCCGATGAGCCTGCTAACCCATCGCCCTGAGCGTAACATGATACTCCCTCGTTTCGTTCACCGTAGGGCTTCCGCCTGATGAGGTCAAGGTCACTTTGAACAAACGCGTTTCATTCACCGGCTGAGAAAAGCCGGCACCGGTGAAATATTTAGTCACTGTCGTCTCAGTCTGCACCACGCTGTTAATGGATTCGCGGCGCCGGAGGTCACTCCCTGATAAGAAATAGAGAACGGCATGGAAATCTCCCGTAATCGGGTCCATCCAGTTCAGGGTAATACTGCTGACTGCCGCAGCGCCGGGGACGAGGTTGGTGTTCTGAGCACTCTGCCCATCGCGGGCAATCCGGCTGGCCGCATTCTCGATGCCGGAGGCGGCAGCCACGTGAGCGCTATTCCCCTCGGTACGGTAGATCACGCTGTAGCTGATCGAGCCAAGGGCGATGCTGAGTACCCCAACCAGGGCAATGACCATCAATAGTTCCAGGAGAGTCATTCCTTTTTGGTTCTGGCATAGCTTCTTGATCATCGGTCGACCTTATAGCCTTGCGTCACCAACAAGCTATTCCCATTTCGGTATATGGTGACCGTTATTTCCTGGATA contains:
- a CDS encoding PilN domain-containing protein, yielding MNPFARENVTVNVENTGAEHRTAAVKRILSAAVMPIRETSIFWTRATQSAFVRETATINIEDTNIRFLVTKGKWVERWESVPLAPGIVQEGLILNTKAVSAVISELIASRRLKRGKVIASLSGIQSVHRIVELPKMPRKLLGEAIMGEARKAMSIPLEKTYLSWYRLRAKKDELQRFFLLGVPQNIMDAEVQCLNQAGINPPSMNIKPLALAKMINRAEALVIDIEPESCTIVVIAGGVPIIMRSVVMSTGYSPLERAQHVLQEFERTLQFYKSICLDKAPNPETSLFLTGGLADDGELRQTIASEAGHNIEPLDCPLQYPPGFPLAQFAVNIGLALKGASPAARQVAPNGPSLIPNFDILPDVYRPRGFPARQILSVTGVLVGIALILPLYQIADGAAFAADQRQIEKNMLNQQVLLRHTQIKEAKQIEDSIASVKSRQQNLRDVLRDFQRLQDQRSRFYNTLYVAAVTVLPDGVSFQSITEEAGKLSLACQASSYETALGYADALRQTDRFSDVQVQSLRKASDDRGAVSFTVSLKWE
- a CDS encoding type II secretion system protein, with the translated sequence MIKKLCQNQKGMTLLELLMVIALVGVLSIALGSISYSVIYRTEGNSAHVAAASGIENAASRIARDGQSAQNTNLVPGAAAVSSITLNWMDPITGDFHAVLYFLSGSDLRRRESINSVVQTETTVTKYFTGAGFSQPVNETRLFKVTLTSSGGSPTVNETREYHVTLRAMG